The genomic window AACAAATAATGCCCCGAGAGCCGTCCGGCAGCAGCAAGTCGTTGACCGGCTGGCGAGGCAAGCCGTTTGCGTTGAGAAGCGTATTGGTGAGTCGCTCGAGATACGCACGGGTCAGGAACGGCGCACCGTGGAAAATGCGCCCCTTGGGGGTGGCGCACACGATCTGACCGAACTTGTTGCAGCGCAGCTCGAAAACGTCCGGGTCGCGCAGATACGGCTCGAGCGGCCCTAACGTCGAAATCAGCGAGCGGTTGTTGAAATACTTGACGGTCGATGGCGTGCTCATTGTTGCGAACCGTCCGGAGAGAGCGTGTACACGTCACTGAAATCCAGGTCACGACGAACAAAAATGTTGACCGCATCGGCCTGTTGATCGTAAAGCGTCGGCGGAATGTCGATCGTCGCACGCACCGCTTCGGTGGCGAGCTGGTTCGATGTGTTCGACGTATTGTCGAGATTCAGATAGGTGTTACCGTTGCCGGAGCCCTGTGCGCTGTTTGCCGCGTACTGCAAGCCGGCCTGGCTGGCACTTGAAAAGATCGAAATCAGCATCGCAGGTCCGAAGCGCGCCCAAAAGTGGTGATCGACCTGGCCAGGAATGCCGGCGCTGCCGAGCGCGTTGGTGCCGGGGCTGTCGAGGTTGACGATGGTGTTATCCGGATTACGCAGACGCGTCCAGAGAACGAACACCCGGTCTTGTCCCTGCTTGAGCGCCGACGTGATTTCGCCGTTCACGTGCGCGCCCTTGTCGATCAGCTTGACCTTTCCATCGGCCGAATACACGTCGCGGCTCACTTGGCATGACACCTGACCGGGCACGGTCGTATCCAGCTCGGTTTTCGTGCCGCACGGGATCATCACGCCGCTCGGCACGGTCAGGCTCGGGTGGGCCAGCATGGTCGCCTTGGCGGCTTGCGGTCGCGCCGCATTGGTCATGCGATCGAGGGAATCGCTCGACTGACTCACGCGCCTCATGGGCGAGTTGGCCGGCGCTGGCTGCGTGCCAGCGTTCTGGTCGCCGGCGTTCGGCGTGCTGCCGGGCTGCATGCCGAGCCGGCGGGCGTTCGCGACTTGCTCCGGCGTCGGCTGCTGCTGTTGATTCTGATTGTTGATAGGTATCGCCGGCGTGGCGTTCGCCGTGGGCGCACTCGCGGCAATGGCCGGGCTAGCCGGGCTGGCCAGGCTGGCCGGCGTGCTGTTGAACGTCCGCGCGGGCAGTGCGGCCCTAAACGTCTGGTCGTGTTTCGCTGCCGCGCTAGCATCGCCGACCTGCTTCGCATGGAGCGCGTTGTAGACGAGCCAGCCGACCAGGACCGTCCCCCCGAGGAGTACCAGAACCATGAATGCGGCGAGGCCCGGAACGGATTTCCGGGGACCGCTCAGGAACGGTTGCCGACCGTCGCTGACCGGCGGCGTCTCGTTGCGATCGGTCATCGCTCATCTCCATTCTGTTTAAGCACGCGGCGGACATTAGGCGAAACGGTGCCACTCGAATTCGCGCCAAATGCAGGGTTGTAATTGGTATTCAAAACACCGATCACCTTGTCTTTCGCACGGACGCGCCATTGCCGCGCAACGTTTTCCGCAACGATGATGTTGTGGTTTGGCCCCTCGATGTGAACGTTAGGCACGGCTTCCTTGCCGGCTGCGTTGATGTAGAAAATGTTGGGCAACTCGGTATTGCCGGGAAACTTGAAATATGTGAAGCGGAAGTTGTCCCACACATTGACGGGTTTAATGTCGTCGGCAGTCGAGTCGTCCGAGCGCGAATAGCTCATGTTGATCATGCCTTGCGACGACGCGCTCGCAAGCGCTTCCTTAACGCGCTCGGCGTTGGACTTGGCAAGTGCCGCTTTGCGGTCGTTGTCCGGGTACGAGTAGTTCAACGCGACCGTTGCTGCACGCATCGCCCACGGTGACTTGATGAAGGTACTGGGGGTGTCGCCGGCTTGGCCGGCAGCGGCACCGCGCGAGCCGATGAAGTGCAGCAGGATTTGATAGACGTGGCGATCCGTGATGAGCGTCAAATTCGTGTCACTGTTGGCCTGCATCGGCCAAATGATGACGTGGTTGCCGCTTTGAGAAAGTCGCCATCCGCCGGGATCGCCGAACGCGTGCGTGACATACCGCTCACCCGGCGCGACGGTGATGGTGAGGGACAAGCCGATCACGCAATTGACCTCGACCGTATCAGCGGGGTTGTAAACCACTGACTTAATGCGCCGATCGTAGGGGGAATTGGACTTCGGGCCAACGGCCCACACTTGTGCACTCGAGAGTGCAAGCGCAGCGATCAAGGGAATCAGGGCAAGGCGCATGATCAGTTCCCCACTGCTTCGGTGTTCGGCCGGAACGCCGGCACTTGGAAACCGAGTGGATTGATGTACCGCTGTTGTGCGGTCATCAGCTTCGACGCGTACTTATAGGAAACCGTCGCAATCCAATGCACGGGCGGGTCAGCCTCCGGACGGTCCTTGTATTTCGTGGTCCGCGTGTAGCGGACAGTCGCAAGGCCATGCACGCGATCCAGAATGACAGACTCGA from Pandoraea oxalativorans includes these protein-coding regions:
- the virB10 gene encoding type IV secretion system protein VirB10, which encodes MTDRNETPPVSDGRQPFLSGPRKSVPGLAAFMVLVLLGGTVLVGWLVYNALHAKQVGDASAAAKHDQTFRAALPARTFNSTPASLASPASPAIAASAPTANATPAIPINNQNQQQQPTPEQVANARRLGMQPGSTPNAGDQNAGTQPAPANSPMRRVSQSSDSLDRMTNAARPQAAKATMLAHPSLTVPSGVMIPCGTKTELDTTVPGQVSCQVSRDVYSADGKVKLIDKGAHVNGEITSALKQGQDRVFVLWTRLRNPDNTIVNLDSPGTNALGSAGIPGQVDHHFWARFGPAMLISIFSSASQAGLQYAANSAQGSGNGNTYLNLDNTSNTSNQLATEAVRATIDIPPTLYDQQADAVNIFVRRDLDFSDVYTLSPDGSQQ
- a CDS encoding TrbG/VirB9 family P-type conjugative transfer protein, giving the protein MRLALIPLIAALALSSAQVWAVGPKSNSPYDRRIKSVVYNPADTVEVNCVIGLSLTITVAPGERYVTHAFGDPGGWRLSQSGNHVIIWPMQANSDTNLTLITDRHVYQILLHFIGSRGAAAGQAGDTPSTFIKSPWAMRAATVALNYSYPDNDRKAALAKSNAERVKEALASASSQGMINMSYSRSDDSTADDIKPVNVWDNFRFTYFKFPGNTELPNIFYINAAGKEAVPNVHIEGPNHNIIVAENVARQWRVRAKDKVIGVLNTNYNPAFGANSSGTVSPNVRRVLKQNGDER